Proteins encoded by one window of Oscillatoria salina IIICB1:
- a CDS encoding peptidoglycan DD-metalloendopeptidase family protein, with product MKRENIQKAKPVTSCPVNYCEALAKPSAKEHLVAQIAVNEGQRRARTSAAMIGLAISMGATGILLPKVGDEAIAADGSLTNLNLRQETADTSPSQSARVAISPSPSTQLGSEAIQPTVPVVKHQVQKGETLWQVSQNYKVEPAAIATSNQISSNSNLSTSQKLEIPVESLSGSSAGEPTQVQPTKEVSASESLPTGGTVAIPGQENELSENRQQVAVNNLTRQQERLDDRLNQLQFEKPEKGAKAEEESQGTETAKPIQASNLAQSIAATESSEPVLIPVPTPGNNEASVSIPIQVELPESTASETPTAEEKVAKQELDSVSIPVESPETTARESSQPPETANSNNSQSPVVSTIPSPEKPTTKPQQNETESVTIPELVVEPQQTAAVQSFRQNEVTPPVVLAGEPTVYQVRPGDTLNAIARRHGLSAAELIQENNLTNPHLIKVDQQLRIPRATTARNQDRENVAIIPGLTPIPDEPKARSSQSANNFSTIVPTEPLSDSSSTVSNRQQGNNPAGNTNNSSPSLAAHLPSVEVQTYSESHASVEKLKADILRMRQEYQAQQQVEPGTTAVNISVEPPATNNNVASSTQVNPEWQSDRTNSSQAELTANEGSRTTSPTQPELVFNQEQPELVVDQNEPELVTEVEPEVASEENIPEQTVASRDRELVAVAPAPVEEYNPMLQIPVGEMVSPDLPPLSPPEEYLPDSPARFNGHIWPAKGVLTSGYGMRWGRMHKGIDIAGPVGTPIVASAPGEVVTAGWNSGGYGNLVEVKHPDGSLTRYAHNSKIIVRRGQNVTQGQLIAEMGSTGYSTGPHLHFEVHPSGRGAVNPMAFLPKRN from the coding sequence TTGAAACGCGAAAATATTCAGAAGGCCAAACCTGTTACTTCCTGTCCAGTAAATTACTGTGAGGCACTAGCAAAACCAAGTGCAAAAGAGCATCTGGTCGCCCAAATAGCAGTCAACGAAGGACAGCGTCGCGCTAGGACTTCGGCAGCGATGATTGGGCTAGCTATCTCAATGGGCGCAACCGGGATATTGCTGCCGAAAGTCGGCGATGAAGCGATCGCTGCCGATGGAAGCCTCACAAACTTAAATCTCAGACAGGAAACTGCTGATACCAGCCCATCTCAGTCAGCTAGAGTAGCTATATCGCCATCTCCAAGCACGCAACTAGGCTCAGAAGCGATTCAGCCAACCGTACCAGTGGTAAAACACCAGGTGCAAAAAGGAGAAACCCTTTGGCAGGTGTCGCAGAACTACAAAGTGGAACCAGCAGCGATCGCGACTTCTAATCAAATTTCGTCAAACTCGAATTTGTCCACAAGTCAAAAGCTGGAAATCCCTGTGGAAAGCTTGTCTGGTTCTTCTGCTGGAGAGCCAACTCAAGTACAGCCAACTAAGGAAGTCTCAGCGTCGGAATCTTTACCAACAGGTGGAACGGTCGCGATTCCCGGACAAGAAAATGAGTTGTCGGAAAATAGACAACAAGTCGCTGTCAATAATTTAACTAGGCAGCAAGAGCGCTTAGATGACAGACTCAACCAACTGCAATTTGAAAAGCCGGAAAAAGGTGCGAAAGCGGAGGAAGAGTCACAAGGGACGGAAACTGCTAAGCCAATACAAGCAAGCAATTTAGCTCAAAGTATCGCGGCGACAGAATCTTCGGAACCAGTGCTGATTCCCGTTCCGACGCCAGGAAATAACGAAGCAAGCGTCTCGATACCAATCCAAGTTGAGTTACCAGAATCGACAGCTAGCGAAACACCAACAGCAGAAGAAAAAGTAGCTAAGCAAGAGCTCGATTCAGTATCTATTCCCGTAGAATCACCGGAAACTACAGCCAGAGAAAGTTCTCAACCACCAGAAACAGCTAATTCAAATAACTCCCAGAGTCCGGTTGTTAGTACAATCCCATCGCCGGAAAAACCGACAACTAAACCACAACAAAACGAAACTGAAAGTGTCACCATTCCAGAATTAGTTGTCGAACCACAACAAACGGCGGCAGTACAGTCATTTCGCCAGAACGAAGTAACTCCACCAGTAGTATTGGCAGGAGAACCAACAGTTTATCAAGTTCGACCAGGAGATACTCTCAACGCGATCGCTCGCCGTCATGGATTATCCGCCGCAGAACTAATTCAAGAAAACAATCTTACTAATCCTCACCTGATTAAGGTCGATCAGCAATTAAGAATTCCACGAGCTACCACTGCTCGCAATCAAGATCGAGAAAACGTTGCGATAATTCCGGGTCTGACTCCGATTCCAGACGAACCAAAAGCGAGATCGTCCCAATCGGCAAATAATTTCAGCACTATAGTACCCACTGAACCTCTATCTGATTCCTCTTCAACAGTAAGTAACCGACAACAAGGAAATAATCCTGCGGGAAATACAAATAATAGTTCTCCTTCTTTGGCTGCTCATCTGCCTTCTGTTGAGGTTCAAACATATTCAGAGTCTCATGCCTCGGTAGAAAAATTAAAGGCTGATATCCTGAGAATGCGTCAGGAATATCAAGCGCAACAACAAGTAGAGCCAGGAACCACAGCGGTTAATATATCTGTGGAGCCACCAGCTACTAATAACAATGTGGCTAGTTCGACTCAGGTTAATCCAGAGTGGCAAAGCGATCGCACTAACTCATCACAAGCTGAGTTAACTGCGAATGAAGGTTCTCGTACTACCTCACCAACTCAACCTGAATTAGTCTTTAACCAGGAACAACCTGAGCTAGTGGTTGACCAAAATGAACCTGAGCTAGTGACTGAGGTTGAACCAGAGGTAGCATCAGAAGAAAATATTCCCGAACAAACCGTTGCTAGTCGCGATCGAGAACTGGTAGCAGTTGCTCCCGCACCAGTAGAAGAATATAACCCCATGCTGCAAATCCCGGTGGGAGAAATGGTATCTCCAGATTTACCTCCTCTCTCTCCACCAGAAGAATATCTCCCAGATAGTCCCGCTCGCTTTAACGGTCATATTTGGCCCGCTAAAGGGGTACTGACTTCTGGCTACGGTATGCGTTGGGGACGAATGCACAAGGGTATCGATATTGCCGGACCTGTAGGTACTCCAATTGTCGCTTCTGCACCTGGTGAAGTGGTAACTGCTGGTTGGAATTCGGGCGGTTATGGCAACTTGGTAGAAGTTAAACACCCTGATGGCAGTTTGACTCGCTATGCTCATAACAGCAAAATTATTGTTCGTCGCGGTCAAAATGTAACTCAAGGTCAGCTAATTGCGGAAATGGGTAGCACTGGCTACAGCACTGGACCTCACTTACACTTTGAAGTCCATCCAAGCGGACGTGGGGCAGTTAACCCCATGGCTTTCTTGCCGAAACGAAATTAA
- a CDS encoding amylo-alpha-1,6-glucosidase produces MDSLDTREWLLTNGLGSFASGTVCEAKTRKYHGWLIAALDPPGKRTLLLSHLDASLEVAGKVIALGTNFWLSGENQEDYAINPEGYQLLRSFGIDPVPTWIWGQDNWQLTRRLVMPHGLSTSETDSETEFSNRILIQYRYQGSQPAILWLRPLIGDRNFHHQQLASCEIQFSQLIAPQQIVLQSLHQNHPGTPWQLRWSKGQYYSDPIWYWNYYYPEEHRRGEGAKEDLYSPGYLQIGLQPQESLILEARTGWLQNLPPLSPEIFSQTLRAEEKRLSQIFPSNYSHNSISQRLLQSSDRFVAYRTSLDSPTIIAGYPWFDDWGRDTLIALPGLALATKRYRLAKGLLKTFGCYCRDGIIPNTFPDAEGEPIYNSIDASLWWIEILGLYLEATADWAFLKEQYPVVRKIYKAFRSGTRYNIHVDASDGLLTWDAPNVALTWMDAIVNGEPITPRRGKTVEINALWYSALCWANQWATRLLRERDTDSERLEKEISTYTQQAKKVKASLQKFWYPQIGYLSDAIEPDDRLNTQIRPNGIIALSLHHCGFYPEQGRKAINLARERLLTPYGLRSLDPGDPEYVGSYLNSSEWRDRAYHQGTVWSWLIGPFIRSWERFYPEQPLPFDWQPLLTHFEEQACLGSVSEIFDGDPPHAPQGAIAQAWSVAEILRHYLA; encoded by the coding sequence ATGGATAGCTTAGATACTAGAGAATGGTTGCTGACAAATGGATTGGGAAGTTTCGCGAGCGGGACTGTATGTGAGGCAAAGACTCGTAAGTACCACGGTTGGTTAATTGCGGCGCTCGACCCACCCGGAAAGCGTACTCTGTTACTGTCTCATCTGGATGCCAGTTTAGAAGTAGCAGGTAAAGTAATCGCTTTAGGGACAAATTTCTGGCTTTCCGGCGAAAATCAAGAAGATTATGCGATTAATCCCGAAGGTTACCAACTACTGCGATCGTTTGGGATTGACCCCGTCCCAACTTGGATTTGGGGTCAAGATAATTGGCAACTAACTCGACGTTTAGTTATGCCTCATGGATTATCAACAAGCGAGACAGACAGCGAAACAGAATTTAGCAACCGAATTCTCATTCAATACCGTTATCAAGGAAGCCAACCAGCTATTTTGTGGTTGCGTCCCTTAATTGGCGATCGCAATTTTCATCACCAGCAATTAGCCTCTTGCGAAATCCAGTTTTCCCAGTTAATTGCTCCCCAACAAATTGTCCTCCAAAGCTTACACCAAAACCATCCGGGAACCCCCTGGCAGCTACGCTGGAGTAAAGGTCAATATTATTCCGATCCCATCTGGTACTGGAATTACTACTACCCAGAAGAACATCGACGCGGTGAGGGCGCAAAAGAAGACCTTTACAGCCCAGGCTATTTACAGATCGGCTTACAACCCCAAGAAAGCTTAATCCTCGAAGCGAGAACCGGATGGCTGCAAAATCTACCACCTTTATCCCCAGAAATATTTTCTCAAACTCTCCGAGCAGAAGAGAAACGCCTCAGCCAAATTTTCCCCAGTAATTACTCACATAACTCAATTTCCCAACGATTACTACAATCTAGCGATCGATTTGTAGCTTACCGCACCTCACTAGATAGTCCGACGATTATAGCTGGTTATCCCTGGTTTGATGATTGGGGTAGAGATACTTTAATCGCCCTTCCTGGATTAGCTTTAGCTACCAAACGCTATCGCCTTGCTAAAGGTTTGTTGAAAACTTTTGGTTGCTATTGTCGAGATGGCATTATTCCCAATACTTTTCCCGATGCCGAGGGCGAACCCATTTACAATAGCATTGACGCTTCTCTGTGGTGGATCGAAATTCTCGGACTCTACTTGGAAGCTACAGCAGATTGGGCTTTCCTTAAAGAACAATATCCGGTAGTACGGAAAATTTATAAAGCTTTTCGCAGTGGTACTCGCTACAATATTCACGTTGATGCCTCTGACGGATTATTAACTTGGGATGCGCCTAATGTTGCTCTCACTTGGATGGATGCGATCGTGAATGGGGAACCGATTACGCCACGTCGAGGAAAAACTGTCGAAATTAATGCTTTGTGGTATTCGGCTTTATGCTGGGCAAATCAGTGGGCGACTCGCTTACTTCGAGAACGCGATACTGATTCGGAACGCTTGGAGAAAGAAATCTCTACTTATACACAACAAGCAAAAAAAGTCAAGGCTTCGTTGCAAAAGTTTTGGTATCCCCAGATCGGTTATTTGTCTGACGCGATCGAGCCCGACGATCGCTTGAATACTCAGATTCGTCCGAATGGAATTATTGCCTTATCCTTGCATCACTGTGGCTTTTACCCGGAACAAGGGCGAAAAGCGATAAATCTAGCACGAGAGCGCTTATTAACTCCTTACGGTTTACGCAGCCTCGATCCAGGCGATCCGGAATATGTGGGTTCCTACCTTAATTCTTCAGAATGGCGCGATCGCGCTTACCATCAAGGTACTGTCTGGAGTTGGCTCATCGGACCTTTTATCCGCAGTTGGGAGCGATTTTATCCCGAACAACCCCTTCCCTTCGATTGGCAACCTTTACTGACTCACTTCGAGGAGCAAGCTTGTCTGGGTTCAGTTTCCGAAATCTTTGATGGAGATCCGCCCCATGCACCCCAAGGCGCGATCGCGCAAGCTTGGTCTGTCGCCGAGATCCTCCGCCATTATTTAGCTTAG
- a CDS encoding peroxiredoxin, with protein sequence MTNEGCLRVGQQAPDFTATAVVDQEFKTIKLSDYRGKYVVLFFYPLDFTFVCPTEITAFSDRAKEFEEVNTQILGVSVDSEFSHLAWIQTDRKNGGVGDLNYPLVSDIKKEISTAYNVLDPEAGVALRGLFLVDKDGILQHSTINNLSFGRNVDETLRTLKAIQYVQAHPDEVCPQGWQPGDKTMVPDPVKSKVYFASV encoded by the coding sequence ATGACTAACGAAGGATGCTTAAGAGTAGGTCAACAAGCTCCCGACTTTACAGCTACCGCCGTAGTCGATCAGGAGTTTAAAACAATTAAATTATCTGACTATCGCGGTAAGTATGTAGTGTTATTTTTCTATCCCCTCGACTTTACCTTCGTTTGCCCCACAGAAATCACAGCTTTTAGCGATCGCGCCAAAGAATTTGAAGAGGTCAACACTCAAATTCTTGGTGTTTCCGTAGACAGTGAATTTTCTCACCTAGCTTGGATTCAAACCGATCGCAAAAATGGTGGAGTCGGCGACTTAAACTATCCCTTAGTTTCTGACATCAAGAAAGAAATCAGCACCGCTTATAACGTTCTCGACCCAGAAGCAGGTGTTGCCCTGCGAGGACTTTTCCTCGTTGACAAAGATGGTATCCTCCAGCACTCTACCATCAATAATTTGTCCTTCGGTCGGAACGTTGACGAAACCTTGCGCACCCTCAAAGCAATTCAGTACGTGCAAGCGCACCCAGACGAAGTTTGTCCCCAAGGTTGGCAACCAGGTGACAAAACAATGGTTCCCGATCCTGTCAAGTCCAAAGTTTACTTTGCATCTGTCTAA
- a CDS encoding peroxiredoxin family protein → MLTSTDLRGLINGRFLRNFIPIPATSRLQLGSKTPEIVLPDITNNRVVRLSEYQGQQPVLLAFTRIFTEKQYCPLCYPHIKELSENYERFTEQGAEVLMITSTDKQQTQQVIKDLGMKMPLLSNPSCDVFSTYETGQALGAPLPAQFILDREGRLRFKHLFSFLDANAGVEKLLKVLADI, encoded by the coding sequence ATGCTAACTTCCACCGATTTGCGAGGCTTAATCAACGGTCGTTTTCTCCGCAATTTCATCCCAATTCCGGCAACCAGTCGTTTACAATTAGGAAGCAAAACTCCAGAAATTGTTTTACCAGATATTACTAACAATCGGGTTGTGAGATTATCAGAATATCAAGGTCAACAGCCTGTATTACTAGCGTTTACGCGCATTTTTACCGAAAAACAGTATTGCCCTCTTTGTTATCCTCACATTAAAGAATTAAGCGAGAATTACGAGCGGTTTACAGAACAAGGGGCAGAAGTTTTAATGATTACCAGCACCGACAAACAACAAACCCAGCAAGTAATTAAAGATTTAGGGATGAAAATGCCTTTATTAAGTAATCCTAGCTGTGATGTTTTCAGTACTTACGAGACAGGACAAGCATTAGGCGCCCCCTTACCAGCACAGTTTATCCTCGATCGCGAAGGCAGACTGCGTTTTAAACATTTATTTTCGTTTCTAGATGCTAATGCGGGCGTAGAAAAACTGTTAAAAGTGCTGGCAGATATCTAG
- a CDS encoding DnaJ C-terminal domain-containing protein — MASTDFKDYYTILGVNKTASGEEIKKKFRKLALKYHPDRNPGDKKAEARFKEISEAYEVLSDPEKRRKYDQFGQYWKQAGQQTWSPGTGVNTDFGGFDFSQYGSFDEFINELLGRFSTPGGGTRSRTYTSYNTSNGASGFNDFATGFGGYSQQAPVTDTEATIRLTFSEAFRGVQKRLSLGSETIEVRIPPGAKQGSRIRVRGKGAVDPYTGIRRDLYLNVELIPHSFFQFEGDNLVCEVPISPDEAVLGAAIEVPTPDGKVTVRVPAGVRSGQSLRLRGKGWSKPKGGRGDQLVKIAIATPKDITPTEREYYEKIRAARSYNPRSHLSHVSL; from the coding sequence ATGGCTTCTACTGACTTCAAAGACTATTACACCATTTTGGGGGTTAACAAAACCGCCAGTGGTGAGGAAATTAAAAAGAAATTTCGTAAACTAGCTTTAAAATATCACCCAGACCGTAACCCTGGAGACAAAAAAGCAGAAGCTCGTTTTAAAGAAATCAGCGAAGCCTACGAAGTCCTTTCTGACCCAGAAAAGCGTCGAAAATACGACCAGTTTGGTCAATATTGGAAACAAGCGGGACAGCAAACTTGGTCGCCGGGAACTGGGGTTAATACTGACTTTGGCGGCTTTGATTTTAGTCAATATGGCAGTTTTGACGAATTTATTAATGAGTTACTCGGTCGCTTTTCTACTCCGGGTGGTGGTACTCGTAGCCGAACTTATACCTCCTACAACACCTCAAATGGTGCTTCTGGATTTAATGATTTTGCCACAGGCTTTGGTGGCTATAGTCAACAAGCACCTGTAACGGATACGGAAGCGACAATTCGCTTGACATTTTCCGAAGCTTTTCGTGGGGTACAAAAACGCCTTAGTCTGGGTAGTGAAACGATTGAGGTTCGCATTCCTCCTGGTGCTAAACAAGGTAGCCGCATTCGCGTTCGGGGTAAAGGTGCAGTTGACCCCTACACGGGTATTCGCCGCGATTTATACTTGAATGTGGAACTTATCCCTCACTCTTTCTTCCAGTTTGAAGGAGATAATTTGGTTTGTGAAGTGCCAATTTCTCCTGACGAAGCAGTCTTAGGGGCAGCGATTGAAGTGCCGACACCGGATGGTAAAGTAACTGTTAGAGTTCCGGCTGGGGTTCGTTCTGGTCAATCGCTACGATTGCGTGGTAAAGGTTGGTCTAAACCTAAAGGAGGAAGAGGCGATCAATTGGTAAAAATAGCGATCGCTACTCCTAAAGATATCACTCCTACGGAAAGAGAATACTATGAGAAAATCCGCGCAGCCCGCAGTTACAACCCCCGCAGCCACTTATCTCATGTTAGTCTCTAG
- a CDS encoding glucose-1-phosphate adenylyltransferase, with protein sequence MKKVLSIILGGGAGTRLYPLTKVRAKPAVSLAGKYRLIDIPVSNCINSEIYKIYVLTQFNSASLNRHIARTYNFSGLIDGFVEVLAAQKTSANTEWFQGTADAVRQYLWLMKEWDIDEYLILSGDHLYRMDYRHFVQHHRDTGADITLSLVPIDEKRASSFGLVKIDNNGRVIDFSEKPKGDALKEMAVDTTVLGLSPEQAKKTPYIASMGIYVFKKEVLEKLLEENSEQTDFGKEVIPAYADKYNVQAYLFKDYWEDIGTIEAFYDANLALTMQPQPPFSFYDETAPIYTRPRYLPPTKLLNCNVTESIIGEGCILKECQISHSVLGIRSRVEANCKIEDSLLMGADFYEPFAERQSGLQNGNVPVGIGAGSTIRRAIIDKNARIGRKVLILNKDRVEEADRESEGFYIKNGIVVVLKNAMIPDDTVI encoded by the coding sequence GTGAAAAAAGTATTAAGCATTATTCTCGGAGGCGGCGCTGGAACCCGTCTTTATCCCTTAACCAAAGTACGGGCAAAACCAGCAGTATCCCTTGCCGGAAAATATCGTCTCATTGATATTCCCGTAAGTAATTGCATCAACTCCGAAATTTACAAAATCTATGTCCTAACCCAATTTAACTCTGCATCTCTCAATCGCCATATTGCCCGCACCTACAACTTTTCCGGCTTAATCGATGGTTTCGTTGAAGTCTTAGCCGCCCAAAAAACCAGTGCCAATACAGAATGGTTTCAAGGTACTGCTGATGCGGTACGCCAATATCTTTGGTTGATGAAAGAATGGGATATTGACGAATATTTGATTCTCTCCGGCGACCATCTTTACCGCATGGACTACCGCCACTTCGTGCAACATCACCGCGATACCGGAGCAGATATTACTCTCTCTTTAGTGCCAATTGATGAAAAACGAGCTTCTAGCTTTGGTTTGGTCAAAATTGACAATAACGGCAGGGTAATTGACTTTAGCGAAAAACCCAAAGGCGACGCTCTCAAAGAAATGGCTGTAGATACTACTGTTTTGGGACTCTCTCCCGAACAAGCCAAAAAAACACCTTACATCGCCTCAATGGGTATCTACGTCTTCAAGAAAGAAGTCTTGGAAAAACTGCTGGAAGAAAATTCCGAACAAACAGATTTTGGTAAAGAAGTAATTCCTGCTTATGCTGACAAATATAACGTTCAAGCATACTTATTTAAGGATTACTGGGAAGATATCGGGACAATTGAAGCTTTCTATGATGCTAACTTGGCATTAACAATGCAACCGCAGCCACCGTTTAGCTTCTATGATGAAACTGCTCCGATCTATACTCGTCCCCGTTATTTACCTCCAACCAAACTGTTAAACTGTAACGTCACTGAATCAATTATTGGTGAAGGATGTATTCTCAAAGAATGTCAAATTAGTCACTCAGTTTTGGGCATACGCAGTCGGGTTGAAGCTAATTGCAAAATCGAAGATAGTTTACTTATGGGTGCTGATTTTTATGAGCCTTTTGCCGAACGGCAGTCCGGCTTACAAAATGGCAACGTACCAGTAGGAATTGGTGCAGGTAGCACAATTCGCCGTGCGATTATCGATAAAAATGCTCGCATCGGTCGCAAAGTTTTGATTTTAAATAAAGACCGCGTGGAAGAAGCCGATCGCGAAAGTGAGGGTTTCTATATTAAAAATGGCATTGTTGTCGTTCTCAAGAATGCGATGATTCCAGATGACACGGTGATTTAG
- a CDS encoding Uma2 family endonuclease encodes METVTLNVPDTVALTDEQFYYLCVANEEWRMELSAEGELIIMSPTGGESGIRNASLIGDIIIWNRQTNLGYVFDSSTIFRLPNGAKRSPDVSWVKRDRWEALSPQDKKRFPPLCPDFLIELRSESDRLPQLQTKMQEYLTNGCRLGWLIDPLTPQIEIYRPSQPVETLTFSTAATPPTLDGETVLPGLNLDLSFIFNL; translated from the coding sequence ATGGAAACTGTTACCCTCAACGTACCCGATACCGTCGCGCTTACCGACGAGCAATTTTATTACCTTTGCGTCGCTAACGAAGAGTGGCGGATGGAACTATCGGCTGAAGGAGAATTAATTATCATGTCCCCAACAGGTGGAGAAAGTGGGATTAGAAATGCTAGCTTAATTGGCGATATCATTATCTGGAATCGTCAAACTAATCTCGGCTACGTTTTTGACTCCTCAACTATATTTCGCTTACCCAACGGCGCAAAAAGATCCCCTGATGTATCCTGGGTAAAACGCGATCGCTGGGAAGCCTTATCTCCCCAAGACAAAAAACGCTTTCCACCCCTATGTCCTGATTTTCTCATCGAACTGCGATCCGAGAGCGATCGGCTACCCCAACTACAAACCAAAATGCAAGAATACCTCACCAACGGTTGCCGTCTCGGTTGGTTAATCGATCCTCTCACACCCCAAATTGAAATATATCGCCCTTCTCAGCCCGTCGAAACCCTAACCTTTTCCACAGCAGCAACTCCACCCACCCTTGACGGAGAAACTGTCTTACCCGGATTAAACCTCGATCTGAGCTTTATTTTCAACCTCTAA
- the ppk1 gene encoding polyphosphate kinase 1: protein MAKSKTTTATEINLNDPEYYFNREVSWLEFNDRVLHEALDDRTPLLERLKFMAIFSSNLDEFFMVRVAGLKQQVAAGVSKLTPDGRTPTEQLEAIASRLRPMVQQQDEHFEQALRPKLAEAGVHLINYVDLNSEQRSYLQDIFEKQIFPVLTPLAVDPSHPFPYISNLSLNLAVVVKEPNREEDLFARIKVPKVLPRFVALPPELRKQPKGNFSIWTAVPLEQVIAHNLESLFPGMNVQEYYAFRIVRNADLAVEEDEADDLMLAIEQELRKRRIGGSAVRMEIQSSTPENVRSMLMREMGLEEIDVYDIDGLLGLGDLMSFMDLPLPQLKYPSLIQAVPLRLQRFNDASLSNNKPELEQGEDFFEVIRHKDLLVHHPYHSFSRTVQHFITQAAHDPHVLAIKMTLYRTSGDSPIVKALISAAENGKQVAVLVELKARFDEENNIVWARTLEQAGVHVVYGLVGLKTHTKVTLVVRQEGSEIRRYVHIGTGNYNPKTAKIYTDLGILSCREDLGADLTDLFNYLTGYSRQRSYRKLLVSPVSLRDRMTAMIRREMEYGSKGRIVAKMNSLVDQKIIATLYEASQVGVKIDLIVRGICCLRPGVEKVSENIRVVSIIGRLLEHSRIYYFQNGGNEEVYIGSADWMPRNLDRRVEAVTPIEDSEITKDLQEILGVMLSDNRQAWELQADGSYIQRKPPADDKADSAQENLLEMALQSAGMM from the coding sequence ATGGCAAAGTCGAAAACAACTACAGCGACAGAGATAAATCTCAACGATCCAGAATATTACTTTAACCGCGAAGTTAGTTGGCTGGAATTTAACGATCGCGTTTTGCATGAAGCTCTCGACGATCGCACCCCCCTGTTAGAGCGACTCAAATTTATGGCAATTTTTAGCTCTAACTTGGACGAATTTTTTATGGTGAGAGTTGCAGGTTTAAAGCAGCAAGTAGCCGCAGGTGTAAGTAAACTAACTCCCGATGGTCGCACACCCACCGAACAACTCGAAGCGATCGCCTCTCGCTTGCGTCCAATGGTACAACAACAAGACGAACATTTTGAGCAAGCTTTAAGACCTAAATTAGCTGAAGCAGGAGTACATTTAATTAATTATGTAGACCTCAATTCCGAACAACGTAGTTACTTACAAGACATTTTTGAAAAACAGATTTTTCCGGTTCTCACACCTTTAGCAGTTGACCCTTCGCACCCGTTTCCTTATATTTCTAATTTAAGTCTTAATTTAGCAGTAGTTGTCAAAGAACCAAACCGAGAAGAAGACTTATTTGCTCGGATCAAAGTCCCGAAAGTTTTACCTCGCTTTGTAGCTCTCCCGCCAGAATTACGCAAGCAACCAAAAGGCAATTTTTCCATTTGGACAGCAGTTCCTTTAGAACAAGTAATTGCACATAATTTAGAATCTTTATTTCCCGGAATGAATGTTCAAGAATATTATGCTTTCCGGATCGTTCGCAATGCTGATTTAGCTGTAGAAGAAGATGAAGCTGACGATTTAATGTTAGCGATCGAACAAGAATTACGCAAACGGAGAATCGGCGGTTCCGCAGTACGCATGGAAATTCAAAGTTCGACACCAGAAAACGTGCGTTCGATGTTAATGCGGGAAATGGGTTTAGAAGAAATTGATGTTTATGACATTGATGGTTTGTTGGGTTTAGGAGATTTAATGTCCTTTATGGATTTACCTCTTCCCCAACTCAAATACCCGTCTTTAATTCAAGCTGTTCCCTTAAGATTGCAACGGTTTAATGATGCTAGTTTGAGTAATAATAAACCCGAATTAGAACAGGGAGAAGACTTTTTTGAAGTCATCAGACATAAAGATTTACTCGTTCATCATCCCTATCATTCTTTTTCGCGAACAGTACAACATTTTATCACCCAAGCAGCCCACGATCCCCATGTTTTAGCTATCAAAATGACCTTGTATCGAACATCGGGAGATTCACCAATTGTCAAAGCTTTAATTTCTGCTGCTGAAAATGGTAAACAAGTAGCAGTTTTAGTTGAATTAAAAGCCCGTTTTGACGAAGAAAATAATATTGTTTGGGCGCGAACTTTAGAACAAGCTGGCGTTCACGTAGTTTATGGTTTAGTTGGCTTAAAAACCCATACGAAAGTAACTTTAGTTGTGCGTCAAGAAGGAAGTGAAATTCGCCGCTATGTTCATATCGGAACCGGAAATTATAATCCCAAAACAGCGAAAATTTATACAGATTTAGGAATTTTAAGCTGTCGCGAGGATTTAGGTGCAGATTTAACCGACTTGTTTAATTATTTAACAGGTTATTCACGACAAAGATCCTATCGCAAACTGTTAGTCTCACCTGTAAGTTTACGCGATCGCATGACCGCCATGATTCGCCGCGAGATGGAATACGGCAGTAAAGGTCGCATTGTTGCTAAAATGAATTCTTTAGTAGACCAGAAAATTATTGCTACTCTTTATGAAGCCTCTCAAGTAGGTGTAAAAATTGATTTAATTGTTCGAGGAATTTGCTGTTTGCGTCCCGGAGTTGAAAAAGTTAGTGAAAATATTCGGGTAGTTAGTATTATTGGTCGTTTATTAGAACATTCCCGGATTTATTACTTTCAAAACGGTGGTAATGAAGAAGTTTATATCGGTAGCGCCGACTGGATGCCGCGTAATTTAGATCGTCGAGTAGAAGCAGTTACTCCTATAGAAGATTCCGAAATTACTAAAGATTTGCAAGAAATTTTAGGGGTTATGCTTTCCGATAATCGTCAAGCTTGGGAATTACAAGCTGATGGTAGTTATATCCAAAGAAAGCCACCCGCAGATGATAAAGCTGATAGCGCCCAAGAAAATTTGTTGGAGATGGCATTACAATCAGCAGGGATGATGTAA